One Candidatus Bathyarchaeota archaeon genomic window, AATTAGGTTTTAGCGTGAAGAAAAGATCCATCACCGGTTTAGAACTCGATGAGATCACTGATGAAGAGCTGGTGAGAATAGTTGAAGATGTTGAAGTGTATGCTCGTACTTCTCCTGAACATAAAATAAGAATTGTTAAAGCCTTACAGAAGAAAGGTCATGTGGTGGCGGTTACTGGCGATGGAGTCAACGATGCTCCTGCACTCAAGAATTCTGATATAGGGATTGCTATGGGCATAACAGGGACCGAGGTGACAAAAGAGGCATCAGATATGATTCTCACTGACGATAATTTTGCTTCGATTGTTGCAGCAGTAGAAGAGGGGCGGGGTATTTATAGTAACATAAAGAAGTACCTAACTTTCCTGCTATCCTGTAATTTAGGTGAGATACTTATCGTATTTGTTGCTGGAATTCTTGGGTGGCCTTTGCCTTTACTTACAATTCATCTATTGTGGGTTAATTTAGCTACAGATGGCCTTCCTGCAATAGCTCTGGGAGTAGATCCAACTGACCCTGATATTATGCAGAGTCCACCTATTAGTAAAAGTGAAAGTATTTTCACAAGAAGAGTTAAAGTCTTCATTGCAAGTCTAGCCATAATCATTGCTCTGATTATACTCCCCGTATTCGCAATAAGTCTTGAAAGAATGGATATAATCTACGCTCAAACTGTCGCTTTAACAACTTTGGTGATGATCGAGATGTTCAATGCCTTAAATTGCCGCTCATTGAAGTACTCGATCTTCAAAATAGGACTGTTTACCAATAAATGGCTAATCCTTGCTATCGCTTCTTCAATTATAATGCATCTATCCATTCTTTATATTCCAGGCTTAAGCTGGCTTTTCAAAATACGAAGTCTTGACCTCGGATTCTGGGCTTTATGTTTGCCTTTAGCTGCATTGCCTTTAATTATTATTGAGATAGCAAAATATGTAGAAAATAGGTTAATTGATTCAAATACTATTAATAAATAATGGTGGGGTTGGCCGGATTCGAACCAGCGATCACGTGGATTCTCAAAAGCATCATACTTTTCCCAAGCCACGTAGCCTATTTCGCAACATAATTGCGTATAAACCAGGTTAACCTAGGAATAATAGTTGGGTATACCAACCTTATTCTCTATCTAGCCCACAACCCCTCTTATTTATCAGAGAAAAAAGGAAATCCAATTTTAATCTTTCGTTTGGACTTAAAGACAAATAAATTCATTGTATATAAGGAAAGACTTTATAGGTAACCTAAAGAGGTAGTTTGGCATTGAACGTTATTAGGTGTATGGAATGACAGAAGATTGGGTAAAGATCAAGACAAGACAGCTGAAGAAGATAAAAGCTCTTGGTCCTAAAGACAGACTCGACATGGTAGAAGCTATAGCTTTAATGGATCAATATATCCTCAGTAGTTGCCAAGGATGGGCACAGTGGATATATAATCCTATGGTGATAAGCCAATTCAATGAAAAAGAGCTTCAGGATTTCTATGAGAAGTTTAAAAAGTTCACTATGGAATTCATTGAATTCGACCTGAAAGCAACTAAGAAACTGAAACCCATACCCACGGATGAAGGAAGACCTACTAACTCAGGTGCCTATGCTTAGTAAAAATTCCTATTTTATTGTTAGCCATTTATTTTTGTATGCTAGATTCCTTGTATGATATACTATTGATTTAGTTTTGAAAAGACCACGGAAACATTCATCATGAATTAATGGCTAAGTTCGATTACTAAAGTTCCTTTTCCTCTTGCTCCTTTATTTTTGTTTTTTCTGAATTAATTTGAGCAGGTCTATCTGGGAGCTGTGAATAAGTACCGTCCTGAGTTCTATAAATAGCTAATCTTCCTGCAGTCATCCATTCATCTCCTTCCATGCGTCTGATTTGAATTGTTAATACCTCAGCTGTTGGATCTTTCTTACCAGGCCAAACGCTCAAAGTAAGATAATCTCCATCAGGCAAGC contains:
- a CDS encoding DUF2153 family protein, with the translated sequence MTEDWVKIKTRQLKKIKALGPKDRLDMVEAIALMDQYILSSCQGWAQWIYNPMVISQFNEKELQDFYEKFKKFTMEFIEFDLKATKKLKPIPTDEGRPTNSGAYA